Proteins from a single region of Gemmatimonas sp. UBA7669:
- a CDS encoding matrixin family metalloprotease: MKTAETLLACCVVGLACFIGGQAVGASRATSRRSTAISEQAGGAIVIPGARKFLPPDSGSESRIPNAPLTLGGAPHAQELLVASPLLRAADMPRLTAMEMRQRVSQGAAGTYVNDVLLSRDSTLARWPDRSTAPLRVWVQEAEGLERWTPEFLPAVRDAFDTWVQVGIPVRFTFVVDSASADVRVTFVSGFSTGISGRTVWSRDANYWMVSSEIQLAVADPAGSGFTPPQMRAIALHEVGHLLGLDHAAGSEHIMSARIRVRELSEGDRETVRLIYSLPAGSLRGGN; the protein is encoded by the coding sequence ATGAAGACCGCCGAAACGCTGCTTGCCTGCTGTGTCGTGGGTTTGGCGTGTTTCATTGGCGGTCAGGCGGTGGGCGCCAGCCGGGCGACCTCGCGGCGCAGCACCGCCATCAGTGAGCAGGCCGGTGGCGCCATCGTCATTCCCGGTGCACGCAAGTTTCTCCCCCCAGACAGTGGCAGCGAAAGCCGCATCCCCAACGCGCCCCTGACCCTCGGAGGCGCGCCGCACGCGCAGGAACTGCTCGTAGCCAGTCCGTTGCTGCGCGCGGCCGACATGCCGCGACTCACCGCCATGGAAATGCGGCAGCGTGTGAGTCAGGGTGCCGCCGGCACCTACGTGAATGACGTGCTGCTCTCGCGGGACTCCACGCTGGCACGTTGGCCCGATCGCAGTACCGCACCGCTTCGGGTGTGGGTGCAGGAGGCGGAAGGCCTGGAGCGCTGGACACCGGAGTTTCTCCCAGCCGTCCGTGATGCGTTCGACACCTGGGTGCAGGTCGGAATTCCGGTGCGGTTCACGTTCGTCGTGGATTCCGCCAGCGCCGACGTGCGCGTCACCTTTGTGTCGGGATTCTCGACTGGCATCAGCGGGCGTACGGTGTGGAGCCGCGACGCCAATTACTGGATGGTATCGAGCGAGATTCAGTTGGCGGTGGCCGACCCGGCCGGGAGCGGATTCACACCGCCGCAAATGCGGGCCATTGCGCTCCATGAAGTCGGACACTTGCTCGGCCTCGATCATGCGGCAGGCAGTGAGCATATCATGTCTGCACGCATTCGCGTGCGGGAGTTGAGTGAAGGAGATCGAGAGACTGTTCGGCTCATTTACTCGCTGCCGGCGGGGAGTTTGAGAGGTGGGAATTGA
- a CDS encoding alpha/beta fold hydrolase, with product MASPALSRYLAFRRSLPPRPPLEALTVRARGLDFAVYRTPAVGDTLPLLCINGGLIFDHSLLWPALAPLAAHRQLILYDQRGRGGSQVPPGMGASRIEFDAGDVSALREALDVAQWDVLGHSWGGGIAMLATAMDVAHNPQAVRRLVLANAVGVTSRWLPPLHAAGLARLRAEGHPEDHQRLASMDEQSLQQPGIAHHAAYARAYFPAWFWDQQFARNVNPPLGSSETGSHVVARLRREGYDWTDRLRDLPVPTLVVHGAADPLPLSEAEHTAQTLGRARLVAIPEAGHNPFWEAPDEFFATVNAFLAERDTD from the coding sequence GTGGCTTCCCCTGCCCTTTCCCGCTACCTCGCCTTCCGGCGGTCGCTCCCCCCGCGGCCGCCGCTCGAGGCGCTCACCGTACGCGCGCGCGGTCTCGACTTCGCGGTCTACCGCACGCCAGCAGTTGGCGACACCCTTCCGCTGCTCTGCATCAACGGTGGCCTGATATTCGATCACAGCCTGCTCTGGCCGGCGCTCGCGCCACTGGCGGCGCATCGTCAGCTCATACTGTACGATCAGCGCGGCCGCGGCGGGTCGCAGGTACCGCCCGGCATGGGCGCCAGTCGCATTGAGTTCGATGCGGGCGACGTGTCGGCACTGCGTGAGGCCCTGGACGTTGCGCAGTGGGATGTACTGGGCCACTCGTGGGGTGGTGGCATCGCCATGCTGGCCACCGCCATGGACGTGGCACACAACCCTCAGGCCGTACGCCGTCTGGTGCTGGCCAACGCCGTGGGAGTGACCAGTCGCTGGCTGCCGCCTCTGCACGCGGCGGGGCTCGCACGATTGCGCGCCGAAGGGCATCCGGAAGATCACCAGCGCCTTGCTTCAATGGACGAACAGTCGCTGCAGCAGCCCGGCATTGCTCACCACGCCGCCTACGCACGCGCCTATTTCCCCGCCTGGTTCTGGGACCAGCAGTTCGCGCGCAATGTGAACCCGCCGCTCGGGAGCAGCGAGACGGGCTCGCACGTCGTGGCCCGGCTGCGCCGAGAGGGCTACGACTGGACCGACCGCCTGCGTGACCTGCCCGTTCCGACACTCGTCGTGCATGGTGCGGCCGACCCGTTGCCGCTCAGCGAGGCCGAACACACAGCCCAAACGCTGGGACGCGCACGATTGGTTGCCATTCCCGAGGCGGGCCACAACCCGTTCTGGGAAGCACCCGACGAGTTCTTTGCCACGGTGAATGCCTTCCTCGCGGAGCGTGACACCGACTGA
- a CDS encoding ABC transporter permease/M1 family aminopeptidase, producing MKTWQTFRFELAYQLRRPWPWLGFAALFVFTFLFSRDGVVPVTLVKDFSINAPFVVTAATVITSLLWLLVAAPIAGEAAARDVQTRMDQLLFTSPVGKAEHLAGRWLAAVCLNAFVLLGTQAGAVAAVLIPGVAPEIVAPLRLGTYAAAFAYVALPNALVGTTMQFAVALWSGRPMASWFASFVLLFLAVPVSGFVAMPLGLPTIGRLTDPMGFIAIWNSLLLEWTIAEKYTRAFTLEGAALYNRLVWLGIAAMVWALVYTRFRFAYRTPYQVKSRWFNARTRQTTQYTDARAHIPAVQRAASADSHTQQVPIATRGSGVSTRWLQLRRIASMSAVSLMRSPAGLFLLTVFPAFLLLVVTVQLRVLDVPILPRTGYLLSKYLTGATLKPENFWLLVPLLILYFAGELLWRERDARLADAHDTVAVPPWVPLAGKFTGLALVILLVLATTMAIGLFTQVRLGYARHELGLFTFVLFGLQFLDYLLLAALAFAVHTLVNQKYGGHLLAVVCYVFLLLAPRFGVEHPLLRYASSPPWSYTDLRGFGASLGPWSWFHVYWTAWAMLLLVGTTLLWPRGRETAIKTRLLQARVRFRRGTLGLTALGGVGVAGSGAFIFYNTNVLHVYRNSDAQAALAAEYERRFGAHANEPQPSIVSTRLEADLEPSARRATVRGTYVLRNRHSEPIRELHIERAFGVRTTLQLSRTVQRIDSAPALGHEVHVLATPLAPGDTLTLSFQVRATPSGFRHTGAVNAIAANGTHITSALLPSLGYQPLRELMSPDDRRAAGLPRKVTLPTPDDVHPSMLAGDAGRFEAMVSTDTDQVVVAPGILQRTWIEKGRRWFHYVSEEPIGGLHQIFSARYATATSRWRDVDISVFHHPAHTQQVDRLTASARATLEYFSTQFAPYPYRFLQFVEQPAPGMGMGVDGSGVVTVLEGATLFNAPVGGIDGSFEIAAHEVAHQWWGGMLTPAFAEGAILLSESLAWYSAMRVIRQEKGQEALRQFMLTMREPSPWPPMRTGLPLLRAIDPYAGYRRGPFAFYALSEYAGETAVNTALQRLIARHRGAATGGSRRTVATTRDLYHELQTAVPDSLHSLLHDLFETTTFWHFDTKAANARPLANRQWEVTLDVSARKVRVDTSGKETEVPIGEWVELAVFAEAAPGQVLGKRLYFGRHRLRAGTQRITVVVNGKPARCGVDPYNLLDWEEGDNIEAITLESGR from the coding sequence ATGAAGACCTGGCAGACCTTCCGCTTCGAGCTGGCGTATCAGCTTCGTCGCCCCTGGCCATGGCTTGGGTTTGCAGCCCTGTTCGTCTTCACCTTTCTCTTCTCGCGCGATGGCGTTGTGCCCGTCACGCTGGTGAAGGACTTCAGTATCAATGCGCCGTTCGTGGTCACTGCCGCCACCGTTATCACCAGCCTCCTCTGGTTGCTGGTGGCCGCACCGATTGCAGGTGAAGCGGCCGCGCGTGACGTGCAGACACGCATGGATCAGTTGCTGTTCACCAGTCCGGTCGGCAAGGCGGAGCACCTGGCGGGACGATGGCTGGCCGCGGTGTGCCTGAACGCCTTCGTGCTGCTCGGCACGCAAGCCGGCGCGGTGGCCGCGGTACTCATTCCCGGCGTCGCGCCGGAAATTGTCGCGCCGCTCCGCCTCGGAACCTATGCCGCGGCCTTTGCCTATGTCGCGCTGCCCAACGCCCTGGTTGGCACCACCATGCAGTTTGCCGTGGCACTCTGGAGTGGGCGTCCCATGGCCAGTTGGTTTGCCAGCTTCGTGCTGCTCTTTCTGGCGGTACCGGTGAGCGGATTTGTGGCCATGCCACTTGGCCTGCCCACCATCGGCAGGCTGACCGACCCGATGGGATTCATTGCCATCTGGAACTCTCTGCTGCTCGAATGGACCATCGCCGAGAAGTACACCCGCGCTTTCACTCTCGAGGGCGCGGCGCTGTACAATCGTCTCGTGTGGCTTGGCATTGCCGCCATGGTGTGGGCCCTGGTGTACACACGCTTCCGGTTCGCGTATCGCACGCCATATCAGGTGAAAAGCCGGTGGTTCAACGCGCGCACGCGGCAAACAACGCAGTACACGGACGCGCGTGCACACATCCCCGCGGTTCAGCGTGCGGCATCCGCTGATAGCCACACCCAACAGGTGCCAATCGCAACTCGCGGCTCCGGCGTCAGTACACGCTGGCTGCAGCTGCGCCGCATCGCCTCGATGTCCGCGGTGTCCCTCATGCGCAGCCCGGCTGGCCTGTTTCTGCTGACCGTGTTCCCTGCATTCCTGCTGCTGGTGGTGACCGTCCAGCTCCGCGTGCTCGACGTGCCCATTCTTCCACGCACCGGCTACCTGCTGTCCAAGTACCTCACCGGCGCCACGCTCAAGCCGGAGAACTTCTGGCTGCTCGTACCGCTGCTCATTCTGTACTTCGCCGGCGAGTTGCTGTGGCGTGAGCGGGACGCGCGCCTCGCCGATGCACACGACACCGTCGCTGTGCCACCATGGGTTCCGTTGGCGGGGAAGTTCACTGGGCTTGCGCTCGTGATTCTGCTGGTGCTCGCCACGACGATGGCTATCGGTCTGTTCACCCAGGTCCGACTCGGCTACGCACGCCACGAACTCGGGCTGTTCACGTTTGTGCTGTTCGGTCTGCAGTTTCTGGACTATCTCCTGCTGGCCGCCCTTGCCTTTGCCGTACATACGTTGGTGAACCAGAAGTACGGCGGACACCTGCTGGCCGTCGTGTGTTATGTGTTCCTGCTGCTTGCTCCACGTTTTGGCGTCGAGCATCCGCTGCTGCGCTATGCCAGCAGCCCACCTTGGAGCTACACCGACCTGCGCGGCTTCGGCGCATCACTGGGCCCGTGGTCATGGTTCCATGTGTACTGGACCGCCTGGGCCATGCTACTGCTCGTCGGCACGACCCTGCTCTGGCCACGTGGACGGGAGACCGCCATCAAGACTCGCCTGCTGCAGGCTCGGGTCCGTTTTCGCCGAGGCACGCTCGGCCTGACGGCACTGGGCGGCGTCGGCGTGGCGGGAAGCGGGGCGTTCATTTTCTACAACACCAACGTGCTGCACGTCTATCGCAACAGCGATGCGCAGGCGGCACTCGCGGCTGAGTACGAGCGGCGCTTCGGCGCGCACGCCAACGAGCCGCAACCCAGCATTGTGTCGACCCGACTCGAGGCCGATCTCGAACCCTCGGCCCGGCGAGCCACCGTGCGTGGCACCTATGTGTTGCGCAATCGTCACTCGGAGCCGATCCGGGAACTGCACATCGAACGGGCCTTCGGTGTGCGCACCACGCTGCAGCTGAGCCGAACCGTCCAGCGCATTGATTCCGCGCCGGCGCTTGGCCACGAGGTGCATGTGCTGGCCACGCCGCTCGCGCCGGGCGATACGCTGACGTTGTCGTTCCAAGTGCGTGCCACGCCAAGTGGATTCCGTCATACGGGCGCGGTAAACGCCATTGCAGCAAACGGCACACACATCACCAGCGCTTTGCTGCCTTCGCTGGGCTACCAACCGCTGCGTGAGTTGATGTCACCGGACGATCGCCGGGCCGCCGGCTTGCCGCGCAAGGTCACGCTCCCCACTCCCGACGATGTGCACCCCAGCATGTTGGCTGGTGACGCGGGCCGCTTCGAAGCCATGGTGAGCACGGACACAGATCAGGTGGTGGTGGCCCCGGGTATTCTGCAGCGCACGTGGATCGAGAAGGGACGGCGCTGGTTTCACTATGTCAGTGAAGAGCCCATCGGCGGCCTCCATCAGATTTTCTCTGCGCGCTACGCAACCGCCACGAGTCGCTGGCGTGACGTGGACATCAGTGTCTTCCATCACCCGGCGCACACCCAGCAGGTGGACAGGCTGACCGCCTCGGCGCGCGCGACACTCGAATACTTTTCCACGCAGTTTGCCCCCTATCCGTACCGCTTCCTGCAGTTTGTCGAGCAGCCGGCGCCGGGAATGGGGATGGGGGTCGATGGCAGTGGCGTGGTGACGGTGCTTGAGGGCGCTACACTCTTCAACGCGCCAGTGGGTGGTATCGACGGCAGTTTCGAGATTGCGGCGCACGAGGTGGCGCATCAGTGGTGGGGAGGCATGCTCACACCCGCGTTCGCGGAGGGGGCCATTCTGCTGTCGGAGAGTCTGGCCTGGTACTCCGCCATGCGTGTCATCAGGCAGGAGAAGGGGCAGGAGGCACTGCGGCAGTTCATGCTGACCATGCGTGAGCCGTCACCCTGGCCGCCCATGCGCACGGGGCTGCCGCTGCTGCGCGCCATTGATCCCTATGCCGGCTACCGGCGCGGGCCGTTCGCGTTCTATGCGCTCAGTGAGTATGCCGGGGAGACGGCGGTGAACACCGCGCTGCAGCGACTGATCGCACGGCACCGTGGAGCAGCGACTGGCGGCAGCCGGCGCACAGTGGCCACCACACGGGATCTTTACCACGAGTTGCAAACGGCGGTGCCAGATTCCCTGCACTCGCTGCTGCACGACCTGTTCGAAACCACCACGTTCTGGCACTTCGACACCAAGGCCGCCAACGCCAGACCCCTCGCAAACAGACAGTGGGAAGTCACGCTCGACGTGAGTGCGCGCAAGGTGCGGGTGGATACGTCCGGCAAGGAAACCGAGGTACCGATCGGCGAGTGGGTGGAGCTCGCCGTATTTGCTGAGGCAGCCCCCGGTCAGGTCCTCGGCAAACGCTTGTACTTCGGCCGTCATCGACTTCGCGCCGGCACGCAGCGCATCACCGTCGTCGTGAACGGCAAGCCCGCCCGCTGTGGCGTGGATCCATACAACCTGCTCGACTGGGAAGAGGGTGATAACATCGAGGCCATCACGTTGGAGAGCGGGCGCTGA
- a CDS encoding ABC transporter ATP-binding protein: MTLRIEHVSKTYANGVHALRDVSLRIEPGMFGLLGPNGAGKSTLMRILATLQLPDTGSVHLGDIDLRRDPDAIRQRLGYLPQEFGVYPQVSAEALLDHFAVLEGMSARGERRDVVEALLRRVNLWDVRKQKLGGYSGGMRQRFGVAVALLGNPELLIVDEPTAGLDPAERVRFLNLLAELGERSVILLSTHIVEDVSELCTQMAIIDHGEILLEDAPLTAMQHLRGRIWRRVVQRSELSAIEQMHHVISTKLFGGRLVVHVHSHEQPGAGFEPTEPDLEDVYFCTMAGHIGARSVVPE, translated from the coding sequence ATGACCCTCCGCATCGAACACGTCTCCAAGACCTACGCCAACGGCGTGCACGCCCTCCGCGACGTGTCCCTCCGGATCGAACCGGGCATGTTCGGCCTCCTCGGACCCAACGGCGCGGGCAAGTCCACGCTCATGCGCATTCTGGCCACGCTGCAATTACCGGATACCGGCAGCGTGCATCTGGGCGACATCGATCTGCGACGTGACCCGGACGCCATTCGCCAGCGACTCGGCTACCTCCCGCAGGAATTCGGCGTGTATCCGCAGGTGAGCGCCGAGGCGCTGCTCGACCATTTCGCGGTCCTTGAAGGCATGAGCGCACGGGGCGAGCGACGCGACGTGGTCGAGGCGCTGCTCAGACGCGTCAATCTCTGGGACGTGCGCAAGCAGAAGCTCGGTGGCTACTCCGGCGGCATGCGCCAACGCTTCGGTGTTGCTGTGGCGCTGCTGGGCAACCCGGAGCTGCTCATTGTCGATGAACCCACGGCGGGACTCGATCCGGCCGAGCGGGTACGATTCTTGAATTTGCTGGCCGAGCTGGGAGAGCGCAGTGTGATTCTGCTGTCCACGCATATCGTCGAAGATGTGAGCGAACTGTGCACACAAATGGCCATCATCGATCATGGCGAGATTCTGCTCGAGGACGCACCCCTCACGGCCATGCAGCATCTGCGCGGGCGCATCTGGCGCCGTGTCGTGCAACGCAGTGAGCTCAGCGCCATCGAACAGATGCACCATGTCATCTCCACCAAGTTGTTTGGTGGCCGTCTCGTTGTGCATGTCCACAGTCACGAGCAGCCGGGTGCCGGCTTTGAGCCTACCGAGCCCGATCTCGAGGACGTGTACTTCTGCACGATGGCCGGACACATCGGCGCCCGGTCAGTGGTGCCGGAATGA
- a CDS encoding SusC/RagA family TonB-linked outer membrane protein, translating to MHHSWRSLVALAGLLAIGTTSVPAQQTTTGALNVRVNDAANQRPIEAARVFLVGTNFGGQTTPEGRLLLRALVPGTYTVRVLRVGYTEQSRPVTIVAGRTEELTVSLTAAAVNLAAVVTTATGEQRRIEIGNATANIDVAKVTEAAPVGNMNDLLNSRAPGVTVTSGTQAGTGARIRVRGMNSVSLNNEPIWIIDGIRMTSNNASFSTPTGNGAGGNTGGNNPSRVGDLNPEEIESIEIVKGPSAATLYGTDAANGVILVTTKKGRAGAARWSTYAEQGTVYDRNWYPTAYSLWGKRPGETVSSRSFCNLQRVGRGECAPDSTSALNIFEEPDLTPLGRGNRRQIGVQVSGGTESVRYFVSAEDENEVGVLQLPDFERARLQAEGTPIRPWTERPNSMGRRSLRSNLNATLSPKLDLGMATNFINIGQRYSLESNSTAGLGSHVFGGPGTRDNGNVSGLGTPLNGYRGWTPGYMWQEKTGQEVNRFIWSGQANFRPTSWLSTRATVGNDWTNRNDENLLLRGEGPPLTATTRLGSRGLGRVNINNFTVDFGSTAQYNALGFSNKTTVGAQYIAFKLTSSSTGSEQLAPGSQSVGSGTQLSVGEGTTVQKTFGAFIEQALAWRDRLFLTAAVRSDQNSAFGSNFQSIVYPKASASYLISEENWWRAPSWVNTMRLRYAYGQSGVQPGPNDALRFYSANITSINNADQPTIIQAALGNEDLKPERSAEHEMGFESQLLDSRLSLDVTYYSKITTDALISAVLPPSFGSVTSQLRNLGSVKNAGLEVAVNAQLVQRNAFGWDVNIATSANDNKVVSLGDTPPQIGTTTRTIAGYPIGGYWARPITGWEDKNGDGLLTYWTDAARNEVFVGDSAIFRGYATPRYMTTLINGFDFLNRKLRVQTMWDWRSGGRWYNNTERIRCTRPNCSGRNNLNASFEDQAMNIAANEHEARTLDGYLQTGAFVRLREASAQFTFTDDWARRLVRGRSLSLVLTARNLRLWTNYRGSDPESGFNTTNGTDAPSEFQTVAPPSYFIMRVNIGF from the coding sequence ATGCACCACTCGTGGCGCTCACTTGTGGCGCTCGCGGGGCTGTTGGCCATCGGCACCACGTCAGTCCCGGCCCAACAGACCACCACCGGCGCTCTGAACGTCCGCGTCAATGATGCGGCCAATCAGCGGCCGATCGAAGCGGCCCGGGTCTTTCTGGTTGGTACGAACTTCGGTGGACAGACCACGCCTGAAGGCCGATTGCTGCTCCGTGCCCTGGTGCCCGGCACTTATACGGTCCGTGTCCTGCGGGTGGGGTATACCGAACAGTCCCGCCCCGTCACGATCGTGGCCGGGCGAACAGAGGAGCTGACCGTCAGCCTGACGGCGGCGGCCGTGAACCTCGCCGCTGTCGTGACCACCGCCACGGGTGAGCAGCGGCGCATTGAAATTGGCAATGCCACCGCCAACATCGATGTCGCCAAGGTCACCGAAGCGGCGCCGGTGGGCAACATGAATGACTTGCTCAACTCCCGCGCACCCGGTGTGACTGTCACGAGTGGAACGCAGGCCGGCACCGGCGCCCGCATCCGTGTGCGCGGCATGAACTCGGTAAGTCTTAACAACGAGCCAATCTGGATCATCGACGGCATCCGGATGACCAGCAACAACGCGAGTTTCTCCACCCCCACGGGCAATGGCGCCGGCGGGAACACCGGCGGCAACAATCCGAGCCGTGTCGGTGATCTCAATCCGGAAGAGATTGAGAGCATCGAAATCGTGAAAGGCCCGTCGGCGGCCACGCTCTATGGAACCGATGCCGCCAACGGCGTGATTCTCGTGACCACCAAGAAGGGCCGGGCTGGCGCGGCGCGATGGAGCACGTACGCGGAGCAAGGCACGGTCTACGATCGCAACTGGTATCCGACGGCCTATTCGCTCTGGGGCAAGCGTCCCGGTGAAACGGTGTCGTCGCGCAGCTTCTGCAACCTGCAGCGTGTCGGACGCGGCGAATGTGCGCCCGACTCGACGAGCGCACTCAACATCTTCGAGGAACCGGACCTCACTCCGCTCGGTCGCGGCAATCGCCGGCAGATCGGCGTTCAGGTGTCCGGTGGAACCGAGAGCGTCCGCTACTTCGTCTCTGCGGAAGACGAGAACGAGGTGGGCGTGCTGCAACTGCCCGACTTCGAGCGGGCGCGCCTCCAGGCGGAGGGCACGCCCATTCGGCCGTGGACGGAACGCCCCAACAGCATGGGGCGCCGGTCGTTGCGATCCAACCTGAACGCCACGCTCTCGCCGAAGCTTGATCTCGGCATGGCCACAAACTTCATCAACATTGGCCAGCGGTATTCGCTCGAGTCGAACTCCACCGCCGGTCTCGGATCGCACGTGTTCGGTGGTCCCGGTACGCGCGACAACGGCAACGTGTCAGGCCTGGGCACTCCGCTCAATGGCTACCGCGGATGGACGCCTGGGTACATGTGGCAGGAGAAGACCGGTCAGGAAGTGAACCGCTTCATCTGGTCAGGTCAGGCCAACTTCCGTCCGACCAGCTGGTTGAGCACTCGCGCCACGGTGGGCAACGACTGGACCAACCGGAATGACGAGAATCTGCTGCTGCGCGGTGAGGGTCCGCCGCTGACGGCCACCACGCGCCTCGGATCGCGCGGCCTCGGGCGCGTGAACATCAACAACTTCACCGTGGATTTTGGCTCCACGGCGCAGTACAACGCCCTCGGTTTCTCCAACAAGACCACCGTGGGCGCGCAGTACATCGCGTTCAAGCTCACCAGCTCATCCACCGGCTCGGAACAGCTCGCGCCTGGTTCTCAGAGTGTCGGATCCGGCACGCAGCTGTCCGTGGGTGAAGGAACCACCGTCCAGAAGACCTTCGGGGCATTCATCGAGCAGGCGTTGGCCTGGCGTGATCGACTCTTCCTGACCGCGGCCGTACGCAGCGATCAGAACTCGGCTTTCGGATCGAACTTTCAGAGCATCGTCTACCCGAAGGCCTCGGCATCGTACCTGATTTCCGAGGAGAACTGGTGGAGGGCGCCCTCGTGGGTGAACACCATGCGTCTGCGCTATGCTTACGGCCAGTCGGGTGTCCAGCCGGGGCCCAATGACGCGTTACGGTTCTACTCCGCCAACATCACCAGCATCAACAATGCCGATCAGCCCACCATCATCCAGGCGGCCCTGGGCAACGAAGATCTCAAGCCCGAGCGTTCCGCCGAGCATGAAATGGGCTTCGAGAGTCAGCTGCTCGACTCCCGCCTCAGCCTCGATGTCACCTACTACAGCAAGATCACCACGGACGCACTCATCAGCGCCGTGCTTCCGCCCTCCTTCGGCTCGGTGACGTCGCAGCTGCGCAACCTCGGCTCGGTGAAGAACGCGGGACTCGAGGTTGCCGTCAACGCCCAGCTCGTACAGCGCAACGCATTCGGATGGGATGTGAACATTGCCACCTCGGCCAATGACAACAAGGTAGTCTCCCTTGGGGACACGCCACCGCAAATCGGAACCACCACGCGGACCATCGCCGGGTATCCCATCGGTGGCTACTGGGCGCGTCCCATCACCGGCTGGGAAGACAAGAACGGCGATGGACTGCTCACCTACTGGACGGACGCAGCGCGCAATGAAGTCTTCGTCGGTGACTCGGCCATCTTCCGCGGCTACGCGACGCCGCGCTACATGACCACGCTTATCAACGGTTTCGACTTCCTGAATCGCAAGCTGCGCGTGCAGACCATGTGGGACTGGCGCAGTGGCGGACGCTGGTACAACAACACGGAGCGCATCCGCTGCACGCGGCCGAACTGCAGCGGTCGCAACAACCTGAATGCCTCCTTCGAGGATCAGGCCATGAACATCGCGGCCAACGAGCACGAGGCGCGGACGCTGGATGGCTACCTGCAGACGGGTGCCTTCGTGCGTCTGCGCGAAGCGTCCGCGCAGTTCACTTTCACGGATGACTGGGCGCGGCGTCTGGTGCGTGGGCGATCGCTGTCACTGGTCCTGACGGCCCGCAACCTGCGCCTCTGGACCAATTATCGCGGGTCTGATCCGGAATCGGGCTTCAATACCACCAACGGGACGGACGCGCCCAGCGAGTTCCAGACCGTCGCACCGCCTAGCTATTTCATCATGCGCGTCAACATCGGCTTCTGA
- a CDS encoding YciI family protein, which translates to MNLLRLRHSLAAIAVVFVTATSLAAQSPRPMSPLSAPGNEQLYTVLIYERSGDLAQRTDPRQADAYWGSYDRYAALLAEKGVLRGGSALDETVQSTVRGKGSADRAVSGARLGGYFVIAAASLAEAERLARLAPPAAVAVELRPHRDNPHMATAPTR; encoded by the coding sequence ATGAATCTGCTTCGCCTGCGGCACTCACTCGCCGCCATTGCCGTGGTCTTCGTAACGGCCACATCGCTTGCCGCACAGTCGCCGCGTCCCATGTCCCCGCTGTCGGCACCTGGCAACGAACAACTCTACACCGTGCTGATCTACGAACGATCTGGCGATCTCGCCCAGCGCACGGACCCCCGGCAGGCCGATGCCTACTGGGGCAGTTACGATCGTTACGCGGCGCTGCTGGCCGAAAAGGGTGTACTGCGCGGCGGCTCGGCGCTCGACGAAACGGTGCAAAGCACCGTGCGTGGCAAAGGCTCGGCAGATCGCGCGGTCAGCGGCGCGCGACTCGGTGGCTACTTCGTGATTGCTGCGGCTTCGCTGGCGGAAGCCGAGCGGCTGGCACGTCTCGCACCGCCCGCCGCCGTGGCAGTTGAGCTGCGTCCGCACCGCGACAACCCGCATATGGCGACCGCACCCACCCGTTGA
- a CDS encoding YciI family protein produces MQYAIIVYETAADLASREDPARAPAYWAAYTAYSQALVEAGVARVAAGLEVPAVATTVRLRGAQRMVQDGPFVETKEMLGGFFLIEVPDLDAALEWAARCPSAATGSVEVRPLLPPPPLPA; encoded by the coding sequence ATGCAATACGCCATCATCGTGTACGAAACCGCCGCTGACCTCGCGTCGCGTGAAGATCCGGCCCGTGCGCCGGCCTACTGGGCCGCGTACACGGCTTACTCGCAGGCGCTTGTTGAAGCGGGCGTTGCGCGGGTCGCCGCCGGTCTCGAAGTGCCCGCCGTTGCGACCACCGTACGCTTGCGGGGCGCACAGCGTATGGTGCAGGACGGGCCCTTTGTCGAGACCAAGGAAATGTTGGGCGGCTTCTTCCTCATTGAGGTGCCCGACCTGGATGCGGCGCTCGAGTGGGCGGCGCGTTGTCCATCGGCGGCAACGGGCTCTGTGGAAGTGCGCCCGCTGCTGCCACCACCGCCGCTGCCGGCGTGA